The Streptomyces noursei ATCC 11455 sequence ATGCACCGCACCAGACGCCGCGGCCTTGCCGCCCCTGACCCATCGGACAGGCCCTGGGGGCGGCAGTCGGATGGGGCCTGCTCCACCGTGCACAATCCGCCGGCCGTACCGCTACGGTCCGTATGTGGCGCCGCGCGGCCGGATACGACACCGGAGGTCGCCGCCTCCCGTCGCCGTCCGCGCGCCCGCCCCGGGGAATCCGCTGGCTGCCGCGACCCGGCCGGTGCCATGCTGTGCGACGTGAACGGACCCGAAATCGCCCTGAGCATCGCCCCTGAACTGCACCTCTTCGTCGGAGCGGAACGCACCGCCCGCCGCGCTCCCCTGGTGACCGACGGCGCCGCCACGCTCGGCCACGTCATCGAGTCGCTGGGCGTCCCGCTCACCGAGGTCGGGCGCGTGGTGGTGGACGGTGCGCAGACCTCCGTCGCGCACATCCCGAGTCAGGGCGAACACATCGAGGTCCACGCCGTCGAGCGACCGCAGCGCGTCCCCGGCGCACCGCTGCGGTTCCTGCTCGACGTGCACCTCGGCACGCTGGCCCGCCGACTGCGGCTGCTCGGCGTCGATGCGGCGTACACCAACGAGGACCCCGGCGACGCCGCGCTTGCCGCGCGCTCCGCCGAGGAACGGCGGGTGCTGCTCTCCCGCGACCGGGGGCTGCTCCAGCGCCGGGAGATCTGGGCCGGTGCCTACGTCTACAGCGACCGCCCCGACGACCAACTCCGGGACGTGCTCGGCCGGTTCGCCCCCACGCTCGACCCCTGGACCCGCTGCACCGCATGCAACGGCCGCCTGGCCGCCGCAGACAAGGACGCCGTCCAGGAGCAGCTCCAGCACGGCACCCAGCGCACCTACGACGTCTTCGCGCAGTGCACCGCGTGCGGCCGGGTCTACTGGCGCGGGGCTCACCACGCCCGCCTGGAGGCGATCGTCGAGGAGGCGCTGCGGGCCGCCACCGGCTGAACCGCGCGCCCCGCCTCACCCCGCGCCCACCGCCCGCGCGCATTCCTCGATCCGGGCGAGCGTGCCCCGGTCTCGATGCGCGGATGACCGGCCATACCCAGCGCCCGCAGTCCGGCCACCAGGTCGGCATCCCCATGCCGGCGGGTGGCCGGATCCCGCCGGATCTCCGCCATCAGGCCACTGTCGGCCTCAGCCGCCGCCGGACGAGGCGCCACCAGGCTTCCCGCCCCTCCTGCCGATCAGCATCTGGTCGTCGTTCCCCGCGAACAGCGCCGCGAGGAAGGCGTGTTGGGGAATTCCCAGTCGGTCGCCCCACTCGGCGGCGGCCGCCGGCAGGTGATCCGGCGAGAGCACGCCGCCGATGTCGATCAGGATCGCGGGTGGGTCCGGATCTCCCTGATGTCCGATGCCATGCTCCGTCCTCCGGCGTCGGTGTCGCGTCGGCACCTGGCACGCCGGGCCCGGTCTCTCCCGGACTGTCCGACCCCCTTGCCCAGTTGACGTCGCATCAGAACGCGCCCGGTCAGGCGTCGCACGGCGTGGACGTCCGTGATCCCGCCCGGCCGGTGCCTGGCACGCCGTGCCGACGACCGACCCGGCCCCGTCCGCCCGCGACGACAGGGCGTGGTGCGACCGACGGGCGGCGGGCACCCGCACCGCCCCTGCCGCGGGGCCCGTCGCGCTTGCCGGACGCCCGCCCCGGGCCCCTTTAGACCCCC is a genomic window containing:
- a CDS encoding Mut7-C RNAse domain-containing protein, producing the protein MNGPEIALSIAPELHLFVGAERTARRAPLVTDGAATLGHVIESLGVPLTEVGRVVVDGAQTSVAHIPSQGEHIEVHAVERPQRVPGAPLRFLLDVHLGTLARRLRLLGVDAAYTNEDPGDAALAARSAEERRVLLSRDRGLLQRREIWAGAYVYSDRPDDQLRDVLGRFAPTLDPWTRCTACNGRLAAADKDAVQEQLQHGTQRTYDVFAQCTACGRVYWRGAHHARLEAIVEEALRAATG